GGCAGGCCGAATTCGCTGGCATGGGCCGTGGTCTTGAGTCCGTTGCGACGCGCCAGCGCATAGGCCTCGGCGAACAGCTCGGGCGGGCGCTCGTTTTCGCGGTAGTCGATGCCGATGCCGGGCACATCGTCATGGCGGTTGTCCAGCATCCATTGCACCATCTGCACGGCGGCCTCGGCCGGGGCTTCGCGGTCGATGGACGGCACCAGGCGGCCGCGTATGCCGCAATCCTTTTGCGCCGCTGCGGCGCCGGCCAGGATGGCTTGCTGGGCGGCGGCATAGCTCATGCCCGAACACTGCACCGTGCCCGTGGGGTTCCAGAAGAATTCGGCATAGCGGACATGGTGGGCAGCGGCATCCTGCAGATATTCATAGGTAATGCGCTCCAGGTCGGCCGGCGTCTGCAGCAGCCACTCATCGAGTGCTCGCAGCACGCGCAGCACGCCCACGGGCTTTTCGCCGCGCGTGTAGAAAGCCTCGATCTCTTCGGCAGCCAGCGGCGCCTTGGCGCGCTGCACCAGTTCGATGAAGGTGTTTTTTCTGACCGTGCCCAGCAGGTGACAGTGCAACTCCATCTTGGGGATGGCGTGGGCAAAGGCGGTCAGTTCAGGTGTGGGGGCGGTAGGCGCGGCATTCATGCCGCAGATGGTAGTGGCTTGCGATCAGCCTTGTCGTAGGCAGTTTTACGTTACGGTGCAAGGAACAGCCGCGGCACGGACGCGGCCAGCATGGCGATGCCCGAGCAAGTCAGCAGGCTCAGCACGATTTGGCGAAAGCGGGCATCGCTCACGCCTTTGTAGACGCGGGTGCCGAAGATCACGGGCACCAGCACTGCGGGCAGCACCACGGCAAACGACGGCCACATGGCGGACTTGACCAGGCCAGTTGCCAGATAGCTGGCCATGGTGACGGCCAGCACCGAGAGGTTGAAGTTCTGGATCACCGTGCGCTGCACATGGCGCTCAAAGCCGCGCAGCGTGCACCACAGCGTGGGCACGGTGCCGCTGAAGCCGCCCAGCCCACCCATGGCGCCGCCGATCAGGCCCGCGACCGCATCGCTCAGGCGGGCCAGCAGGCCACCGCCCAGCGTCAGCCGGGGCAGGTGAGCGCTGAGCAGCATGGTGGGGCACCACAGCACCAGCAGACAGCCCAGGCCGAACTTGAACCAGTCCATATTGAGATGCGGCATCACGGCCACGCCCATGGGAATGCCGGCCAGACCGCCGGCGATAAACGGCAGCAGCGACTTCCAGTGAAATTCGCGGCGCACGGTGAAGGCCGCAATGATCTGCCCCGTCAGCGAGCCGAACACCGAGAGCACGGCGGCCAGCTGCGGCTCCAGCACCCAGGCCCAGAACGACATGGCCACCATGCCGAAGGCAAAGCCCGACAGCCCCTGCACAAAGCCTGCCACTGCAGCCCCCAGGGCCACCACCAAGATCACTTCCACGTTCTGGTCTCCGTCTGAAGGCACCGATTATCGTCCCGCTCAAGCAGGGCATTGCCATGCAGTTTTGGCATGGCAGCAGGCCGCTGCGCTATCGTGCAGACCATGCAAGCATCATCTGTCTGGATTCTGGGTCTGCGCAATCTCTGGCGCGATCTGCGCGCTGGCGAGCTGCGCCTGATCATCGTGGCTGTGCTGCTGGCCGTGGCGGCACTGAGCTCGGTGGGCTTTTTTGCCGACCGCCTGCAGGCCGGCCTGCAGCGCGACGCCCGTCAGCTGCTGGGCGGCGATGTGGTGGTGGTCAGCGACAATCCCGCCCCCACGGTTTTTGTGCAGCAGGCCAGGCAGCAGGGGCTGCAGAGCGTGGCCACGGCCAGCTTTCCGACCATGGCGCGGGCCGCTCAGGAGCAGGGCGGTGCCAGCCGTCTGGTGGCGCTCAAAAGCGTGGAGCCCGGCTACCCGCTGCGCGGCGTGCTGCATCTGAATCAGGGACCGGGGCAACCGGATCTGGAGGTACGCGCAATTCCTGAAAGCGGCCATGCCTGGGTCGATGCGCCCCTGCTGGAGGCACTGGGCCTGAAGCTCGGCGACCGATTGCTGCTGGGCGATGCAAGCTTTCGTATCTCGCACATCATTGCCATCGAGCCCGATCGTGGCGCGGGTTTCATGAGCTTTGCCCCGCGCGTGATGATCAACAGCGCCGACCTGCCCGCCACGCGCCTGGTGCAGCCGGCCAGCCGCATCACCTATCGATTGGCCGTGGCCGCGCAGGCAGACGCAGGGCGCGGTGCAGAACGGGCCGCGCAAGACTATCTGGGCTGGGCGCAGGAGCTGGCCAAGAGCCTGCATGGCGTGCGTGTGGAATCGCTGGAAAGCGGCCGCCCCGAAATGCGCCAGACCCTGGACAGGGCCGAGAAATTCCTGAGTCTGGTGGCGCTGCTCTCGGCACTGCTCTCGGCCGTGGCCGTGGCACTGGCCGCGCGCGCCTTTGCCAACAGCCATCTCGATGCCTCGGCCATGCTGCGCGTGCTTGGCCAGAGCCAGCGTCGTATTGCCCTGGCCTATGTCGTGGAGTTCGTGAGCATTGCCCTGGCCGCCAGCGCGGCCGGCGTGCTGCTGGGCTGGGCGGTGCACCATGTGTTTGTCTGGCTGCTGGCCGGACTGGTCGAGTCCGCCCTGCCTGCGGCCAGCCTGTGGCCCGCATTGTTCGGCATGGGCATGGGGCTGACCCTGTTGCTGGCTTTTGGCCTGCCGCCCGTGCTGCAACTGGCGCAGGTGCCGCCGCTGCGCGTGATGCGGCGCGATCTGGGGGCGCTCAAGCCAGCATCGTGGCTGGTGCTGGGTGTGGGTGTTACGGGTTTTGCGGCCTTGTTGATGGTCGCCAGCCGCGACATCAAGCTGGGCCTGATTGCCGTGGGCGGCTTTGCCGTCGCCGTGCTGTTGTTCGCGGGCCTGGCCTGGCTGGCCGTCAAGCTGCTGCGGCAGGTGGTCAATGAGAGCACGGCGCCGCGCTGGCTGGTCATGGCCACGCGCCAGGTCTCGGCCAAACCCGTGTATGCCGTGGTACAGGTCAGCTCGCTGGCCGTGGGGCTGCTGGCTTTGGTGTTGCTGGTGCTGCTGCGCACCGATCTGATTGCCAGCTGGCGCAAGGCCACGCCGGCCAATGCGCCCGATCGCTTTGTCATCAATGTCCAGCCCGATCAGGCGCAGGACTTTCAGGCCGCGCTGAAAAAGGCCGGCGTGCACAGCTATGACTGGTATCCCATGATTCGCGGCCGGCTGATCGCCGTCAACGGCAAGGCCGTCAGCCCCGATGACTATGAGGAAGACCGTGCCAAGCGCCTGGTGGACCGGGAGTTCAATATCTCCACTGCCGAAACCATGCCGGATCACAACCAGATCGTGGGCGGCCGCTGGCAGGCGGGCGAGCAGGGCGCGATCAGCATGGAAGAAGGCATTGCCAAGACCCTGGATCTGAAGCTGGGCGACACGCTGCGCTTCGATATCGGCGGCGAGGAGAGCGAGGCCCGCATCACCAGCCTGCGCAAGGTGGACTGGAGTTCCATGCGCGCCAACTTCTTTGTGATCTACCCCGTGCAGCATCTGGAGAACGTGGCCGTGACCTACCTGGCGGCCTATCGCGCGCCCGACGTCAAGGGCTTTGACAATGCGCTGGTCAATGAATTTCCCAACATCACCAATGTCGATCTGAGCAGCACGCTGGCCCAGGTGCAGCAGGTGATGGACCAGGTCATACGTGCCGTGGAGTTTCTGTTCGGCTTCACGCTGGTGGCAGGGCTGGTCGTGCTGTTTGCCTCCGTCACCGGCACGCGCGAGGAAAGAGCGCGCGAGTACGCCATCATGCGTGCCGTGGGTGCCAGATCGGGCCTGCTGCAGCAGGTGCAAAGCGCCGAGCTGGCCGGAGTGGGCCTGATGGCCGGCTTTCTGGCCAGTTGCGTGGCCCTGGCCGTGGGCTGGGCGCTGGCGCGCTGGGTGTTCGATTTTGAGTGGAATGTGCTCTGGTGGGTACCGCTGGTGGGTGCGCTGGCGGGCGCATTGCTGGCCTGGCTGGCCGGCTGGTGGGCGTTGCGCGAGGTGGTCAGCCGCCCGGTGATGATCACGCTGCGCCAGGCGGCGGAATAAGAACGTGCCTACGATCTCCTCGCGCCGCGACAGAGGCTTTGCGGGATGGGGTGCAAGGGGGCGGCCCCCCGCGCGCGATACCGCAGCAATAGCCGTGCTATTGCGAGGATTCGCAACGCCGCAGACCGCCCGCAAAGACACTGTCCCGCAGGGTTGGAGCGAAATCGGGCGATTTCTGCGTGCTGTCTCTTGCTTGCACCCCGGTGCAAGCGGCGAACCATCACTTCGAACTCATCCCGATTGCGCTCCAACGCGGCTGCGTAGAGATCGTAAGCACGTTCTAAGGCTAGCCCTTGAACAGCCGCTCGCTTGCAAAGTCCACAAAAGCCCGGACCTTGGGCGAGAGCTGGCGGCTGGAGGGCCAGAGTGCCGAGAACTGCCCGCTATGGGTGAGTTGCTGCGCCAGGACCTGCTGGAGCTCGCCGCGCGCCAGTGCGTCGCGGGCCAGGAAGTCGGGCATATAGGCCAGGCCCAGGCCTGAGACGGCCGCGCCCAGCATGGCTTCCATATTGTTGCAGACCAGTGCGATGGGCATGGCCGGCAGCCCGGGCAGCGTCCATTCCTCGAGCTTGCCGCTGTTAAGAAATCGATAGCGCAGGCTGGGGTGTCTGGCAAGGTCGGCCGGCGTCAGCGGCACGCCGCGCTCGCTCAGATAGGCCGGCGAGGCCGCCAGAATGAAGCGAAACGGCCCCAGTCGGCGTGCCACCAGCCGCGAGTCGGCCAGCTCGCCGCTGCGGATGACCACATCGAGGCCGGCCTCTACGACGTCGACCAGATGGTCGTTGAAGTCCAGATCCAGCTCGACCTCGGGATAGCGGGCCTGGAATTCGGGCAGCACGGGCAGCAGAAAACGGTAGCCGATGGTGGGCAGGCTCACGCGCAGCCGGCCACGCGGCGCTTGGGCGGCGGCCTGCATGGCAGCACGTGCATCGTGCAGCTCGTCGAGGATGCGTCGGCAGCGCTCGTGAAACAGAGTGCCTTCCTGCGTCAGGCGCACCTGGCGTGTGGTGCGATGGAACAGGCGCAGGCCGAGTTGCTGCTCCAGGCGCGCCACGTTCTTGCCAACGGCCGAGGCCGAGATGCCGAGCGCGCGGCCGGCCTCGGCAAAGCTCAGGAGATCGGCGGCACGCACAAAGGACTCAAGTCCGCTGAAGCTGTCCATGGTGATTGGCAACCTTTGGTTGGGATTGTGGGGAGTGCTGAAGCTATTTTCGTTTCATTGGAGCGCTTTTATCGTTCATGTCTGATTGATTCACGACGCCAGCCCTCCATGTCTTGCTCCACTTCCCCATCCCGCCCGCAGGCGGATCTTCCTGTTTACGCCCGCCGCGCATCGCCTGCCTGGGTGCTGCTGTCGGTCTGCCTGGCCGCTTTGGCCATGCCGCTGAGCTTTACCGGGCCGGCCGTGGCGCTGCCGGCGCTGCGCGAGGCGCTGGGCGGCAGCCCTCTGGCGCTGAACTGGGTCACCAATGCCTTCATGCTGAGTTTCGGTGCCACGCTGATGGCGGCAGGCGCACTGGCAGACATCTACGGGCGGCGGCGTGTGTTTCTGGCGGGGCTGGCCGTAGTGGTTGGCAGCGTGCTGCTGCAGGTCTGCCTGCAAGGCAAGGAGGCCATCATCGGCTTCAACCTGCTGCGGGCGCTGCAGGGGCTGGGTGCGGCCGCGGCACTGGCGGCAGGCACAGCAGGCCTGGCCCAGGCCTACGATGGTGCCAGGCGTACCCGGGCCTTCAGTTTCGTAGGTGCCTCCTTTGGTGTTGGGCTGGCCTTCGGACCCTTGCTGTCGGGCTGGTTGCTGCAGCGCTGGGGCTGGCGCAGCGTGCTGCTCAGCGCAGCCGCTGCGGCATTCGCTGCGCTGCTGCTGGGCCTGCGCCATATGCCGGAGTCCCGTAATCCGCAGGCGCAGCGGC
This window of the Comamonas testosteroni genome carries:
- a CDS encoding ABC transporter permease, which codes for MAAGRCAIVQTMQASSVWILGLRNLWRDLRAGELRLIIVAVLLAVAALSSVGFFADRLQAGLQRDARQLLGGDVVVVSDNPAPTVFVQQARQQGLQSVATASFPTMARAAQEQGGASRLVALKSVEPGYPLRGVLHLNQGPGQPDLEVRAIPESGHAWVDAPLLEALGLKLGDRLLLGDASFRISHIIAIEPDRGAGFMSFAPRVMINSADLPATRLVQPASRITYRLAVAAQADAGRGAERAAQDYLGWAQELAKSLHGVRVESLESGRPEMRQTLDRAEKFLSLVALLSALLSAVAVALAARAFANSHLDASAMLRVLGQSQRRIALAYVVEFVSIALAASAAGVLLGWAVHHVFVWLLAGLVESALPAASLWPALFGMGMGLTLLLAFGLPPVLQLAQVPPLRVMRRDLGALKPASWLVLGVGVTGFAALLMVASRDIKLGLIAVGGFAVAVLLFAGLAWLAVKLLRQVVNESTAPRWLVMATRQVSAKPVYAVVQVSSLAVGLLALVLLVLLRTDLIASWRKATPANAPDRFVINVQPDQAQDFQAALKKAGVHSYDWYPMIRGRLIAVNGKAVSPDDYEEDRAKRLVDREFNISTAETMPDHNQIVGGRWQAGEQGAISMEEGIAKTLDLKLGDTLRFDIGGEESEARITSLRKVDWSSMRANFFVIYPVQHLENVAVTYLAAYRAPDVKGFDNALVNEFPNITNVDLSSTLAQVQQVMDQVIRAVEFLFGFTLVAGLVVLFASVTGTREERAREYAIMRAVGARSGLLQQVQSAELAGVGLMAGFLASCVALAVGWALARWVFDFEWNVLWWVPLVGALAGALLAWLAGWWALREVVSRPVMITLRQAAE
- a CDS encoding sulfite exporter TauE/SafE family protein, which encodes MPSDGDQNVEVILVVALGAAVAGFVQGLSGFAFGMVAMSFWAWVLEPQLAAVLSVFGSLTGQIIAAFTVRREFHWKSLLPFIAGGLAGIPMGVAVMPHLNMDWFKFGLGCLLVLWCPTMLLSAHLPRLTLGGGLLARLSDAVAGLIGGAMGGLGGFSGTVPTLWCTLRGFERHVQRTVIQNFNLSVLAVTMASYLATGLVKSAMWPSFAVVLPAVLVPVIFGTRVYKGVSDARFRQIVLSLLTCSGIAMLAASVPRLFLAP
- a CDS encoding adenosine deaminase family protein — translated: MNAAPTAPTPELTAFAHAIPKMELHCHLLGTVRKNTFIELVQRAKAPLAAEEIEAFYTRGEKPVGVLRVLRALDEWLLQTPADLERITYEYLQDAAAHHVRYAEFFWNPTGTVQCSGMSYAAAQQAILAGAAAAQKDCGIRGRLVPSIDREAPAEAAVQMVQWMLDNRHDDVPGIGIDYRENERPPELFAEAYALARRNGLKTTAHASEFGLPWNNLQTAIETLKVDRVDHGYTVIDNPELARRCADLGIVFTVVPTNSYYLRTLAPERWALDHPIRKMPSMGIRIHPNTDDPTLHHVNPTGAWTKMVSDFGFSMADLKDFMLNGIDAAWIDESEKRSLRQQWSDEFDALSGTQHF
- a CDS encoding LysR family transcriptional regulator: MDSFSGLESFVRAADLLSFAEAGRALGISASAVGKNVARLEQQLGLRLFHRTTRQVRLTQEGTLFHERCRRILDELHDARAAMQAAAQAPRGRLRVSLPTIGYRFLLPVLPEFQARYPEVELDLDFNDHLVDVVEAGLDVVIRSGELADSRLVARRLGPFRFILAASPAYLSERGVPLTPADLARHPSLRYRFLNSGKLEEWTLPGLPAMPIALVCNNMEAMLGAAVSGLGLAYMPDFLARDALARGELQQVLAQQLTHSGQFSALWPSSRQLSPKVRAFVDFASERLFKG